ttttaatttagtgtagtaggcaggatacgaTAGATATTAGTGTAATAGGCAGGATacgatagatagattttaatttagtgtagtaggcaggataagatagatattAGTGTAATAGGcaggatatagatagatagattttaatttagtgtagtaggcaggatacgatagatagattttaatttagtgtagtaggcaggataagatagatagatagatagatagatagatagatagatagatagatagatagatagatagatactttattaatcccaaggggagattcacatactccagcagcagcatactgagagaaaggtaaagttgtacacagagctgctggaaaggctgcggcgcctgagtcaagtatacaaagtacagggaaagtgttgtaattgtccaaatattcaatcttgagattttgatgaatctcgatgtttaagACCTCCCGAGTCCAAAgatgccatttttggaattatgtctgtgtgtgtgtttgtgtgtctagtgagagcagctatgttataagggttggagaaggtggcacaggagacagagctggagacggtggcagagttaaagatgctaagatctgcattgggtgtgacgaggatggacaggattagaaatgaggacattagagggtcagctcaagttggacggttgagagacaaagtcagagaggtgagactgtgttggtttggagagatgaggggtatattgggagaagggtgctagaagaggaagaggaaggtctaagagaaggtttatggatgtggtaagagaagacatgcaggtgatgggatgATGAGGACTGGACGATATGAATGAAGATGATCCGCTgaggtgacccctaatgggagcagctgaaagatgaagtgtgtgtgtgtaaacatgataacttgaggacactttcactttggtcaaccaaattttgcatacagctATGAGGTACAAAGCGTAGACTTTTGGGGTCTTTTTCCAgtggggctttgccttttatttatgcagctgcagagtccaatttatttaactttactttcaTAATAATTATTCAGCATATTATTCACTTGATTGGATTTGTTGTTGAAGGTTCTTcagtgtacataatataaaactagaatccttgtcttgcggtttactcctcagagAGCGCTCCCTGATTTGTTATAATACCAAAGACCCCCTGAGTAAACACAATGCACAGTTTATTTTAATGatcctttgatttttttgaagGAAAACGGCTCACCAGCTCCAATGTCACCTGTGTGACAAAGTAACTGCCCCCTCAGTCACTCGGTCAATTAGTGAACCAAATGGAAATGCCAACATCTCAAGGGCGACTCGACACACCCGAGTTTGATTGCTGAATCTGAACGTCACTTCAGTTGAACTTTTCCAACAAGGTGAAGTTGGTTAAAAGATCTCAAGAAGCAGCACACCAGGTCTTGATCAAAAAACAGAAGACTTGAGATAGAAGGTTACTGAAATGTATCATAACATAAATATAGGGTTACGAAGCAATCTTGAAAACCCTGGAACTccagcaaactccacatggagaaAACTCAGAACGGTGGGAAATGACTCTGAGAGCACACAGAAAACTCATCTGTGACGTCACACAAGAACCCCGATGAACATCTAAGGACCTGCAGGCCTCTTCCAGCTCAGTTCATGTCAGTGCTGATGATTCCAACGTTAGAAGAACGCTGAGTGAAACTGGGGGAGCCGCAAGGTGGAAACCTCTGCTAAATGAGAGGGAGATAAAGGCTTGCCTAACATTAGTCAAAAACACCTTGAATACCCCAAAACCCCTGAGATAATCTCCTGTGGCCTGATGTGTCCAAACTGGAACTTTTTGGAAGACACGGATCCTGCGAACATCTGCTGTAAAGTCATCCACAGCCTGCCACAATAAGAACATCATGGCCACAGTCAAACAAGATGGTGGAAGTGTGAAGTTATGGGGACACTGCGCTTCTTCAGGGCCTGGACGACTAAGGGAAGTGAGAGTTGAGAAAGTACTGAAGACGAACGTCCGGTCATCAGTCCAGGATCTGAAGCTCGATTGCAGTTGGGTTATCCAGCAGGACAAAAAACCCAAAGCCCAAAAGCAAGTCCACCTCTAAAtggctgaaaaataacaaaaagaaggttttggaaaaggCCCAGTCAAAGTCCTGACTCGAACCCCATTGAGATGTTGAGGTGGGACCTTAAATGAGAACTTCATAGACGAAAACCTTCCAATGTGGCCGAACTAAAACAATTCTGGAGGGAACTTTGGGCCCAAAGGTCTCCACAGCCGTACCAGACATGGATCTCCTGTCACAGGAAGCTTTTGATTGCAGTTGTTAATGCTGAAGGTGGAACAACCAAGTATTAAGTTGGGGGgggcaattacattttcacatggGTGATATAGGTATTGGTGAACTTTCTCATTCAAAATATCAAATagtcatttaaaaatggtgtattgtgtttactcagggtgtcttttgtattgtttggagatcaggaagggggcaaatactttttcacggcattatgtacagtatattatatatatatatatatatatatatatatatatatatatcttttttattattattatttatttatttgatttttacttttctggcTTGGGCTGCTGCTTGCATTTACCCCCAGTTTTCTCGTTCCTCTCCGGGGGTCTTCCCCGTTACTTCAGCGCCCGCCCACGCCCCGAGACGCGTTCGGATGGCATTTTAATTTTAGACCTGCTAAACACGAATTCTTTTAATGTCACGTGAACTTTTACTGTGGTGTTGGGTCAAACACACTTCCTCTCTCACCCCCTCGACTTACCGAAAAATCCGTGTCCTCAGCCCGGAGGTGGTCCGCAATGTAGTGGACGCCATCTAGGGCCCGGAGGATGCTGGGTGAGATGGAGCAGCCCGAGTCGGACATCAGGTTGTCGATTTTCGGCGGCCGTAGAGGACTGGGGTTGACCCTGCTGCTGACATAGCGACTTTGGCCTTCCAGGCGATGATGGAGGCTGTGCTCCAGAGGTGAGCGGCCCCCCAGCCCGAGGCAGTTTGAGGTCATCGTCAGGGAAGAGAAGGAGGGCATGCCCAGCTCCGCATCGTCGTATTTGTGGTCCACGTCCGtttccagccagtacttggaggTGCTGATGTTGCCCTCTCCGTAATGGCACTGGTGGGACGGCTGAAGGAAATGATGGTCCTTCTCATCCGGTGCGGGACGCTTCATGAAGAGCCAGCGAGGAATGAAGTCCAGGAAGACGGTGCGCACCCACCGGGGCATCTTGTGCGTGCTGGGGGAGCGGTGGTGAACGTTGAGCACAAAGACGGTGATGACGATGGACAGCGTGACGAAGATCATCGTAAAGAGCAGGTACTCGCCGATCAAGGGGATCACCAGAGATGTGGACGGGATGATCTCGGTGATGAGGAGCAGGAAGACGGTGAGGGAGAGCAGCACAGAGATACACAACGTGATCTTCTCGCCGCAGTCGGATGGCAGATAGAAGACCAGCACGGTGAGGCAGGAGATGAGCAGACAGGGGATGATGAGGTTGATGGTGTAGAAGAGGGGCAGTCGGCGGATGATGAAGAAGTAGGTGATGTCAGGGTAGATCTCGTGGCAGCAGTCATACTTCTTGGTGTTGTAGGTGCCCACTGCGTTGATTATGGCCCACTCGCCGCTCTCCCAGTAGTCTTTCAGGTCCACGTTCTTCTCGATGCGCTCCAAATCGATCTTGGCCTTGTCGTAAGTCCAGGAGCCAAACTTCATCTTGCAGTTTTGCTGGTCAAATGGAAAGAAGGTCACATCGATGCTGCAGGAGCTCTTGTAAATGGCGGGGGGCACCCACTGCACCTTACCATTGTAGAAGAGGTGGGCTTTAGTCATGTGGGTCACTGCAAACTCCCCATCggcactgcaaaaaaaaacacacacagatagGGTCACCGTCAAGCACTGGAGAGCCAACAGGCAGTAGGGGGTCTTATCGCCCCCTCATTGGTTTCATCCTTCCGTCTCCATCTCAGTTCTCGTAATCCGCCTCCCCGAGGTGGGGTCTCGTGCGTagatggagcccatcccagcaactgttggacacaaggcaggaataacacCTCATCTGAAGCTCAAAGAAGGACAAGCAGGGATTTGGAGTCCTTAGGGCATCACGCGCCATCTGAACACTAGAGGGCGGTGTATCGCTCATGAGTGCCGTGCCGGAGAGCTGAGGGAGACGCCGTTGTGAACCAACAAATGGCGCGACCCTTCATCAAACGAGGGACGGAGGCTCCTGGTGACCTGATGCTGCTTGTGACGACTAAAGAGGACGTATTGGGGACAGCAGCTCTGAAGCAGTGCCATGTGGAAGTGCGCGAGTGACGGTGCCCACCCTATTTTTAGGCTCCTGATGCTATAGCAGGATGAACTGCAGTGGTTGTGACTCCTCAGTGAGCTTTGAAATGAGTAGACGCTGAAATTCTACTTTTGACATTTGttcagctggggggggggggggctgaaggAGGCTGATGTTTGCTTTCGAGTCCTGCATTCCCCCAGTGATGCCCCTAATGTAGTTTATGGATGGGCAGACTGACAAGATGGGCACCGAGCTCAGGTTTCAGTGTCACCTATCTGGTGTCTCGGCTGTCACAACTGGACACAGCAGgacaccccctccccccaccaccaccacctcaggCCAATGACACCCCCCAATTCACTTACTTGTTATACAGCACGATATCCGGCACCCAAATCATCTCAGAGGGCACCCGGATTGAGGTGACATTGTTGTAGTTGGCCGGGTTCCATCGTAGCTTGTAATCGTTCCACTCCTGGAAGACAAGAAACCGATGGAATGGAATGTTAAGGCAGCTCCAAGGACCCCCAGGGCAGTAGTGGGCAGCACCCTGAGTGTCATCACTGCCACTCCTGCCAGGTGCTGGCCCTGCTGTGTTTCTTCAAGTTACTGCAATCAGAATGTCTGGAGAATCAGATCAGAAATTGGGGCCAATTCATGCCtggccactaggtggcagcactgCCAGGCAGTGACCTTACTTCAATGGTGGCCCCACAAGAGGAtataagacccccccccccccagtgtggTGCCCTGCCATGGGGAGGCACTCACAGCCCACCGCTTGAACTTCACTGacactgcagtggctgcagaatAGGAATGGGCACAGCCTCGGACCCCAAGTGGGCAACCTGAGGTCAGCACTTTATTCTTTTTGACCACCTTACCTGTTTGAGCCACACGTTGGTCGTCATCATTTGGTTCTTCTCATCCTGGGTGGAAAGCAGAGAGACACAGTCAGTGAATGCCACACAACATGACAGGCACAGGTGACATGCTGCTGTCACTCGAGCCACCACATAACAAGTGGCATTCATGGACACCCCAAGATAACAAACAAGCTGCCTGCTCGGTCACTGGTGACATCTGGCTGCTCCCACATCTCACGTGTGCCCCTCTGCTGATCGTAACATCAGAATGCCAGGCAGCTTCTCGTTGTTCACGTTGTGCAGGGTGCTATATACGTCAGAGCAGGACTACACCTGGGCATCATTTCTGGGGTTACAGTAAGCCCACCCTTCTggactcctctgtctcatcccaatCTCCTTGAGTTTGGGTCGTGGCTCACTCCAGGGTGGACAATGAAGAAGGTGGCCATTTGGAGAAGGTTGGGTGAAGCATT
The sequence above is drawn from the Erpetoichthys calabaricus chromosome 3, fErpCal1.3, whole genome shotgun sequence genome and encodes:
- the LOC114647711 gene encoding neuronal acetylcholine receptor subunit alpha-2-like; amino-acid sequence: MDGFFARRFSFKNAVFCCFILCKSAASLEKTYSHAEEQLFRDIFVGYNKWSRPVPNISDVVIVKFGLSIAQLIDVDEKNQMMTTNVWLKQEWNDYKLRWNPANYNNVTSIRVPSEMIWVPDIVLYNNADGEFAVTHMTKAHLFYNGKVQWVPPAIYKSSCSIDVTFFPFDQQNCKMKFGSWTYDKAKIDLERIEKNVDLKDYWESGEWAIINAVGTYNTKKYDCCHEIYPDITYFFIIRRLPLFYTINLIIPCLLISCLTVLVFYLPSDCGEKITLCISVLLSLTVFLLLITEIIPSTSLVIPLIGEYLLFTMIFVTLSIVITVFVLNVHHRSPSTHKMPRWVRTVFLDFIPRWLFMKRPAPDEKDHHFLQPSHQCHYGEGNISTSKYWLETDVDHKYDDAELGMPSFSSLTMTSNCLGLGGRSPLEHSLHHRLEGQSRYVSSRVNPSPLRPPKIDNLMSDSGCSISPSILRALDGVHYIADHLRAEDTDFSVKEDWKYVAMVIDRIFLWMFVIVCLLGTIGLFLPPWLAGMI